A single genomic interval of Lathyrus oleraceus cultivar Zhongwan6 chromosome 7, CAAS_Psat_ZW6_1.0, whole genome shotgun sequence harbors:
- the LOC127100712 gene encoding guanosine nucleotide diphosphate dissociation inhibitor At5g09550 encodes MDEEYDVIVLGTGLKECILSGLLSVDGLKVLHMDRNDYYGGGSTSLNLTQLFKRYRGDDKPPESLGSSREYNVDMIPKFMMANGALVRVLIHTDVTKYLNFKAVDGSFVYNKGKIYKVPATDVEALKSPLMGLFEKRRARKFFIYVQDYESNDPKSHEGLDLNQVTARQLISKYGLEDDTIDFIGHALALHLDDNYLDKPAKDFVDRVKVYAESLARFQGGSPYIYPLYGLGELPQAFARLSAVYGGTYMLNKPECKVEFDDAGKAIGVTSEGETAKCKKVVCDPSYLSDKVQNVGKVARAICIMSHPIPDTNDSHSAQVILPQKQLGRKSDMYLFCCSYAHNVAPKGKYIAFVTTEAETDQPQVELKPGIDLLGPVDEIFYDIYDRYEPTNDHATDGCFISTSYDATTHFETTVKDVVEMYSKITGKVLDLSVDLSHASATAEE; translated from the exons ATGGATGAAGAGTATGATGTAATTGTCCTCGGCACTGGCCTCAAGGAATGCATTCTCAGCGGTCTTCTCTCCGTTGATGGCCTCAAA GTGTTGCATATGGATCGAAATGACTACTATGGAGGAGGTTCTACGTCTCTTAATCTTACACAGCTGTTCAAGCGATATAGGGGAGATGACAAGCCACCAGAGAGTTTGGGCTCCAGCAGAGAATACAATGTTGACATGATACCGAAG TTTATGATGGCCAATGGAGCTTTGGTTCGCGTTCTCATCCACACAGATGTTACAAAGTATTTGAATTTTAAAGCTGTAGATGGAAGCTTTGTGTATAATAAGGGAAAG ATTTACAAAGTCCCAGCAACAGATGTTGAAGCACTGAAGTCACCTTTGATGGGTCTGTTTGAGAAGCGCCGAGCTCGCAAGTTCTTTATTTATGTCCAAGATTATGAATCAAACGATCCCAAATCTCACGAAGGACTTGATTTGAACCAAGTTACAGCAAGACAGCTGATTTC GAAATATGGATTGGAAGATGATACAATTGACTTTATTGGTCATGCTTTGGCACTTCATCTTGATGACAATTACTTGGATAAGCCAGCCAAGGATTTTGTCGACAGAGTTAAG GTTTATGCAGAATCCCTCGCGCGCTTTCAAGGAGGTTCACCTTACATATATCCACTATATGGACTCGGAGAGTTGCCTCAG GCATTTGCGCGTTTGAGTGCTGTGTATGGTGGAACTTACATGCTGAACAAGCCAGAATGCAAG GTTGAGTTCGACGATGCTGGGAAAGCCATCGGCGTGACTTCAGAAGGAGAAACTGCAAAATGCAAGAAAGTTGTGTGTGATCCATCATATCTGTCTGATAAG GTTCAGAATGTTGGAAAAGTTGCGCGTGCAATATGTATTATGAGCCATCCTATTCCAGACACTAATGATTCTCACTCAGCACAAGTCATTCTGCCACAGAAGCAACTTGGCCGTAAATCGGACAT GTATCTATTCTGCTGCTCTTATGCTCACAATGTTGCTCCAAAAGGAAAATATATTGCTTTTGTTACAACAGAAGCAGAAACTGACCAACCTCAGGTTGAATTGAAACCTGGAATTGATCTTCTTGGACCAGTAGATGAGATTTTCTATGACATCTATGACAGATATGAACCCACCAATGATCATGCTACTGATGGTTGCTTCATCTCTACA AGCTATGATGCTACCACTCACTTTGAAACCACTGTGAAAGATGTGGTTGAGATGTACAGTAAGATCACTGGAAAG GTTCTTGATCTTTCTGTTGATTTGAGTCATGCAAGTGCCACAGCTGAAGAATAA